Proteins encoded within one genomic window of [Enterobacter] lignolyticus SCF1:
- the gspK gene encoding type II secretion system minor pseudopilin GspK — MNNAQTRQRGVALLVVLILLVMMSVLAGRISQQFCRSLQKTRYQLSQQQLRWGIQAQEKVIGQKLQTLTGDKSLASDGDWRDPVITRGEFYTVESAVTDAQTCFNVNSLLAEEPAQSGAAPEKAQKERIVEALFARAGISEQTAQTLYGQLRDYLDADDVADGGRKESEAWAGLTPARFPANQMMRTPGEIRALPAFPAAAWPVLSRLMCALPATTGAVDVNTLAPEQAPLLAAVYDGVLSDDEAARLIASRPEAGWESVQAFEEQLLRQLPVKKEDLERSREFVSVSSRYFRVDSRATTDDLTLRVVTQLQVNSSTGDVAAWQRRYRIVE; from the coding sequence ATGAATAACGCGCAGACGCGTCAGCGCGGCGTGGCGCTGCTGGTGGTGCTGATCCTGCTGGTGATGATGTCGGTGCTTGCCGGGCGCATCAGCCAGCAGTTCTGCCGCAGCCTGCAAAAAACGCGCTATCAGCTCAGCCAGCAGCAGCTGCGCTGGGGGATACAGGCGCAGGAAAAGGTCATTGGGCAGAAGCTGCAAACCCTGACGGGGGACAAGTCGCTGGCGTCAGACGGCGACTGGCGCGATCCGGTGATCACCCGCGGCGAGTTTTATACCGTAGAGAGTGCCGTCACGGATGCGCAGACCTGCTTTAACGTTAACAGCCTGCTGGCTGAAGAACCTGCGCAGAGCGGCGCGGCCCCGGAGAAAGCGCAAAAAGAGCGGATCGTGGAGGCGCTGTTCGCCCGGGCGGGCATCAGCGAGCAGACGGCGCAAACGCTCTACGGGCAGCTGCGCGATTATCTTGACGCTGATGATGTCGCCGACGGCGGGCGCAAGGAAAGCGAAGCGTGGGCGGGGCTGACGCCTGCCCGTTTTCCGGCGAATCAGATGATGCGTACGCCCGGCGAGATTCGCGCGCTGCCCGCGTTTCCCGCTGCGGCGTGGCCGGTCCTCAGCCGGTTGATGTGCGCTCTGCCTGCGACGACCGGGGCGGTGGACGTCAATACGCTTGCGCCGGAACAGGCGCCGCTGCTGGCGGCGGTGTATGACGGCGTGCTTAGCGACGATGAGGCCGCGCGGCTGATCGCATCCCGCCCGGAAGCCGGGTGGGAAAGCGTACAGGCCTTTGAAGAACAGCTGCTCCGGCAGCTTCCGGTGAAGAAAGAGGATCTGGAGCGAAGCCGGGAGTTTGTCAGCGTTTCCAGCCGCTATTTTCGCGTCGACAGCCGCGCCACCACCGATGACCTGACGCTCAGGGTGGTGACGCAGCTGCAGGTCAACAGCAGCACTGGCGACGTCGCCGCCTGGCAGCGCCGCTACAGAATAGTTGAATAA
- the gspH gene encoding type II secretion system minor pseudopilin GspH, with amino-acid sequence MMKQRGFTLLEVILAVVIFAASAMMVISTLPSRSGADIFGQQFASLVEYGSDRAVMDGNIMGLVITPAGFQLVRAELKNNMTRWTPLIAARIATGGAFPDDLHVSLAPQRLAATLENAPQILFLPDGEIGRFTLTLESRDKQHHFRVASQGSAPVTVENDG; translated from the coding sequence ATAATGAAACAGCGCGGATTTACCTTGCTGGAAGTCATTCTGGCGGTGGTTATTTTTGCCGCCAGCGCCATGATGGTTATCTCCACCCTTCCTTCACGCAGCGGCGCGGATATTTTCGGACAGCAGTTTGCCTCGCTGGTGGAATATGGGTCTGACCGCGCGGTAATGGATGGCAATATTATGGGATTAGTCATTACGCCCGCAGGGTTTCAGCTGGTGCGCGCTGAGCTAAAAAATAATATGACGCGCTGGACGCCGTTAATCGCCGCACGGATCGCAACCGGCGGGGCATTTCCTGACGATCTGCACGTGTCGCTGGCACCGCAGCGGCTGGCGGCCACGCTGGAGAACGCCCCGCAGATCCTGTTCCTGCCCGACGGCGAAATCGGGCGCTTTACCCTCACGCTCGAGAGCCGCGATAAGCAGCACCATTTTCGGGTGGCGTCGCAGGGCAGCGCGCCGGTGACGGTGGAAAACGATGGCTAA
- the gspI gene encoding type II secretion system minor pseudopilin GspI gives MAKRINAQRGMTLLEVMVALAIFSTAAIALMNAVSLNVRYTHGLGETLQASWVAENQLAQALLEKRDFPDAALEGEEEMGGRTWRWRAQRVDVAKVGAVNQIAVFAQGDDRQPVVSLRVMPPEAMP, from the coding sequence ATGGCTAAGCGCATTAACGCCCAGCGCGGCATGACGCTGCTGGAGGTGATGGTGGCGCTGGCTATCTTTTCCACCGCGGCGATAGCGCTGATGAACGCGGTGTCGCTGAACGTGCGCTACACCCACGGGCTGGGGGAAACCCTGCAGGCGAGCTGGGTTGCGGAGAACCAGCTTGCCCAGGCGCTGCTGGAGAAACGCGATTTTCCCGACGCCGCCCTGGAGGGCGAAGAGGAGATGGGCGGGCGCACGTGGCGGTGGCGCGCACAGCGCGTGGATGTCGCTAAGGTCGGCGCCGTTAACCAGATAGCGGTTTTTGCCCAGGGAGATGACCGCCAGCCGGTGGTTTCGCTGCGCGTGATGCCGCCGGAGGCGATGCCATGA
- a CDS encoding type II secretion system protein GspJ has translation MTRRDGQRGFTLLEVMIALMVFAIISSLAWQILDGAMRSTRATDADTARLNQLQRAYNLLQRDFFQLQARAPRNGTATFVQAGGRLELTTLSGVSGTVQLERVAWRLHDGRLWRDVWPAIDGPENAAAEEVPVLSQVKTVSWRFFHQTWRTAWEDSRQIPDGVELSLTLDDGQTWRWVFVTPGQAEDASAESAAPPAAPEAKHE, from the coding sequence ATGACGCGACGCGATGGCCAGCGCGGGTTCACCCTGCTTGAGGTAATGATCGCCCTGATGGTGTTCGCCATCATCAGTTCGCTGGCGTGGCAAATCCTCGACGGGGCGATGAGGTCCACCCGCGCAACGGATGCGGATACCGCCCGTTTAAACCAGCTGCAGCGGGCCTACAACCTGCTGCAGCGCGACTTTTTTCAGCTGCAGGCGCGCGCGCCGCGCAACGGTACGGCGACGTTTGTTCAGGCCGGCGGCCGCCTTGAGCTGACCACGCTAAGCGGCGTGAGCGGGACGGTGCAGCTCGAGCGGGTAGCGTGGCGTTTGCACGACGGTCGCCTGTGGCGCGACGTCTGGCCCGCCATTGATGGTCCGGAAAACGCCGCGGCGGAGGAGGTGCCCGTCCTGTCACAGGTCAAAACGGTGAGCTGGCGCTTTTTCCACCAGACCTGGCGGACGGCATGGGAAGACAGCCGTCAGATACCGGACGGCGTGGAGCTGTCGTTAACGCTGGACGACGGGCAAACCTGGCGCTGGGTGTTTGTCACCCCGGGGCAGGCGGAAGACGCGTCCGCGGAGTCCGCCGCGCCGCCTGCGGCGCCGGAGGCGAAACATGAATAA